Within the Leptospira stimsonii genome, the region TCTAATAGAACCGCGTAAGAACTGAAACCTTTCGTGTTTCCGAAGTAGCCGCGTTTTAGTTTTCTCACGTGAAAGCCGTTCGCCAGTTGAAAGGAAAGAACCGGATCGTAGATTTCTTTGTCTCTCACCTTTTCGATGTATTGCGCTGGAGTCATCGAGTCTTCGTAGTTTTCATAACCCGGCATCCACGCGCCGACTACGATTCTTTTGAGATTGAGTCTTTCACAGAGTTCTTTTCTCGCGTCATACAATCTTCGACCAAGACGAAGACCTCGATACTCGGGGTGAACGAAGATATCGACTCCGTAGAGGGAATCTCCTTCTTCGTTGTGATTTTTGAGATCTCCCTTTCCTACGATTTCTTCGTAAGTGTGATTGTCTCCGTAATCGGACCACTTGATGATCTGGCTGATCGCCGCACCGACGACTTTGCCGTTGTCCTCGATACAGATTTGGCCTTCGGGGAATTTTGTGATCTGAGATTCGTACTGATTTCTTTTCCAAGCTCCGTCGAACTCGGGAAAGACGATGTCCATGATTTCTTTCACGTCTTCGTAATCGTCCAAGGTAAGAGCTCGGATTACGATCCTATGATCGGATTGAATCTTCTTCTTTTTCTTCCTCGGTTTTTTCCCGCCGGCTCCGTTCGTGGAAATCATCAGAACACTTTTCCGGGATTCATGATATTCTTCGGATCCATGGATTTTTTGATTTCTTTCATCAGGAGAATTTCGGCTTCGGTCCTGGAAAAATGGAGAAAGTCCTTTTTTAAAAGCCCGATCCCGTGTTCCGCGCTGATCGATCCATGATATTTTTGTAATAAACGAAACATATCAGGATCCACGCTCTTGCATCTTTTGAAGAATTCTTCGTTGGAAAGATCTTTCGGTTTAACGATGTTTAGGTGAAGATTGCCGTCGCCCACGTGACCGAAGAGCGCGATTTCAAAACCAGGATATTCGTCTTTCAAGAGCGCTTCCATTTCGACGAGGAAGGGTTCCATATTTCGAAGAGGAAGCGAAATGTCGTTTTTATGAACCGTATAATCGATGGAAATACTTTCGCTGATTCCTTCCCGATACTTCCAAAATGTTTCGGATTGTTTGGAATTTTGGGCCAGACTTCCGTCGCTGATCAGTTCCTTTTCCGTGATCGTTTCCAAGAAACCGAAGAGTTTTTCGTCGTCGCTTTCGTCGGCGATTTCGAATTCCATCAAAACGTAATACGGGCTCGGAGCCGAAAACGGATCGGAAACTCCCAAATGAGCTTTTACTTTTCCGAGACAATATTCGGTGAAGAATTCGAAGGCGAGAAGGGGAACCTTCACCTGGTGAGTTTCTTTAAAAAGTGAAAGAATGGAAACGAAATCGGGAACTGCTACGAGAAGAACTCGGTTATCCAGAGGTTTTGTGGTGAGTTTCAGGGTCGCTTCCGTGATGACGCCTAACGTTCCTTCGGAACCGATAAAAAGTTGTTTGAGATCGTATCCGGTGTTGTTTTTTAGAACTTCTCCGTTGAATTCTAAGATTTGTCCCGAGCCCGTTACGACCGTAAGTCCTAAGACCCACTGACGGATGAGTCCGTAGTGAACGACTCTCACTCCTCCTGCGTTAGTCGCGATGTTGCCGCCGATATGGGAAGAACCCGTGGATGCGAAGTCCACCGGAAAGTAGAATCCTCTTTCTTCAGCCTCTTTGTGGAGATTTTTTGTGATCATTCCCGCTTGCACTTTGATACTTCCGAAAAAAGGATCGAAGTCCAGAACCTTATCCATCTTGGAAAGGGAAAGAACCAATTCTTGATTTTTTGCGATCGCTCCTCCCGCGTAACCCGTTCTTCCTCCGGAGGGAACGATGGAAATATCGTTTTCAAAAGCGTATTTTACGATTTTTGCAACTTCTTCCGTGTTTGTGGGAAAAGCGAGAATTTCGAAATCGGGACTGTGAACTTTGGTCCTGTCGGTTCCAAAAGAAAGAAAGGTCGCTTCGTCAAAGTCGGAGTCGTTTCTAAAAAATATTTTTCCCGGTCCGATGAGGGATTTTAATTCCGTTTTGTTGATTGTGGAAGTTGTAGTCATAATTCTAATTTTGTATATTCAGGTTTCTTAATTATTCTGCGAAGTTCATTCTTTCAATTTGAGAATCTACCAGCTTTTCGTCTTTCTGCAAAGTTCTCTTTCTGTAATGTCCGTCGGCATGGAGGAATCGCGCTTTGACGTTATCTCTCAATTGAACGTCCAGGATTTTTTTGATTCTATCCTTGTTCTTAGGTTCCAAAATCGGAAAGAGGACTTCGATTCTTCTTTCGAAATTTCTGGGCATACAATCCGCCGAAGCTAAGAAGGTCGCCTCCGCTCCCCCCGAATGAAAATAGTAGATTCTTGTGTGTTCTAAAAATCGTCCCACGATGGAAAGAACAGTGATGTTTTCCGAAATTCCTTTGAGTCCGGGTTTGAGACAGCAAATTCCGCGGATGATCAGATCCACTTTGACTCCGGCTTGACTCGCCTTGTATAAGGAAAGTATAATATGCGGATCTACAAGAGAATTCATCTTGAAGATGATTCTTGCGGGTTTTCCCGCGAGGGCATTCTCCGTTTCCTTTTCGATCATCGTGATAAAGGTGGATTTGAGGTTGTGAGGGGACGCCGAAAGAAGATTCAAAGTCGGCATCTTCGCATAACTCGTGATCGTATTGAAGATGGTCGAAACGTCTTCGGTGATCTGTTTGTTTACGGTAAAAAAACTGAGGTCCGTATAATACTTGGAAGTTGTAGAGTTGTAATTTCCGGTTCCAAGGTGCACATAACGCACCATGTGATCGTCTTCTTTTCGAACAACGAGAAGCATCTTGCAATGAATTTTTAATCCGACAACGCCGTAGACGACGTGAACACCGCGGGCTTCGAGTTTCTGCGCCCATTTGATGTTTCTTTCTTCGTCAAAACGAGCTTTGAGTTCCACAAGAACGGTTACTTGTTTCCCATTCTCCGCCGCTTGTCCGAGATATTGAATGATCGGAGAATCCCCGCTTGTACGATACAAGGTCATCTTGATTCCGAGAACCTTGGGATCTTCGGATGCGATTCTTAAAAGATCTTCGATCGCCGAGAAGGATTGATACGGATGATGAAGAAGACGGTCTTTCTTTTTCATCGCCTCGAAGATTTTTTCCGGAGTATCGAACTTCAGAGTCGTCTTCTGTTGAAAGAAAGGATATTTGAGTTTGGATGTATGATCCAAGCCGTAGAAGAACATCGCGTCGTTGATGTTCAAAAGGGAAGCCACGTCGAAGACTTCGTGGTCTTGGAGTTCGAGGAGTTCTCTGAGAGTGTTCTTGATAAAAGGAGAAGTTCCTTGGTGAATGTCCATACGAACTGCGTCGCCCCAGATCCGGTTGCGAAGTTCGTCTTTCATCGTGATCAATAAATCTTTGACTGATTTTTCTTCGTCGATGGAGATGTCCGCGTCTCGGATGATTCGGAAAGGATAGATTTCTTTCACCGTCATTCCGTAGAAGAGATCGTCTACGTGGAGTTTGATGATCTCTTCCAGAGGAAAAAATCTTCTCTCGTCTCCTTTTGTTTTTAGATGTAAGAATCGGGGAAGAACCGAAGGCACTTGAACTACGGCGAAGAGATCTTTTTTACCGCCGGTTTTTTCGTCGTCAGTGCTGAGGACCATCGCGAGGTTCAAGGATTTGTTGAGAATATGTGGGAAAGGATGAGAAGTGTCGATCGCGAGAGGAGTTAAGATCGGAGAGACGTCCTCTTTGTAATAACTCTGGATCTGTTTGATTTCGTCGATCGTCAATTCTTCCGGATTGAGAATGACGTGGATTCCCGCCGCTTTCAATTCTTCTAATGTATTGGAGAATGTTTCGTATTGTTCTCTAACAAAGGCGCGGACCTTGTCGGAAAGATCGGAGAGAATTTCGGAGGCGCTGTCTCCGTTGAGACTTCTTTCGTCGTTTCCTTCTTTTACGAGATTGCGGAGCCCTGCAACTCGAACCATGTAGAATTCGTCGAGATTGGTTTCGGTGA harbors:
- a CDS encoding FAD-binding oxidoreductase, translating into MTTTSTINKTELKSLIGPGKIFFRNDSDFDEATFLSFGTDRTKVHSPDFEILAFPTNTEEVAKIVKYAFENDISIVPSGGRTGYAGGAIAKNQELVLSLSKMDKVLDFDPFFGSIKVQAGMITKNLHKEAEERGFYFPVDFASTGSSHIGGNIATNAGGVRVVHYGLIRQWVLGLTVVTGSGQILEFNGEVLKNNTGYDLKQLFIGSEGTLGVITEATLKLTTKPLDNRVLLVAVPDFVSILSLFKETHQVKVPLLAFEFFTEYCLGKVKAHLGVSDPFSAPSPYYVLMEFEIADESDDEKLFGFLETITEKELISDGSLAQNSKQSETFWKYREGISESISIDYTVHKNDISLPLRNMEPFLVEMEALLKDEYPGFEIALFGHVGDGNLHLNIVKPKDLSNEEFFKRCKSVDPDMFRLLQKYHGSISAEHGIGLLKKDFLHFSRTEAEILLMKEIKKSMDPKNIMNPGKVF
- the ppk1 gene encoding polyphosphate kinase 1, which produces MSKPRIQEQAPSKTSENGSPNGNQPEIHLGNPYIFFDRELSWVDFNRRVLEEANDPENPLLERLKFLSITETNLDEFYMVRVAGLRNLVKEGNDERSLNGDSASEILSDLSDKVRAFVREQYETFSNTLEELKAAGIHVILNPEELTIDEIKQIQSYYKEDVSPILTPLAIDTSHPFPHILNKSLNLAMVLSTDDEKTGGKKDLFAVVQVPSVLPRFLHLKTKGDERRFFPLEEIIKLHVDDLFYGMTVKEIYPFRIIRDADISIDEEKSVKDLLITMKDELRNRIWGDAVRMDIHQGTSPFIKNTLRELLELQDHEVFDVASLLNINDAMFFYGLDHTSKLKYPFFQQKTTLKFDTPEKIFEAMKKKDRLLHHPYQSFSAIEDLLRIASEDPKVLGIKMTLYRTSGDSPIIQYLGQAAENGKQVTVLVELKARFDEERNIKWAQKLEARGVHVVYGVVGLKIHCKMLLVVRKEDDHMVRYVHLGTGNYNSTTSKYYTDLSFFTVNKQITEDVSTIFNTITSYAKMPTLNLLSASPHNLKSTFITMIEKETENALAGKPARIIFKMNSLVDPHIILSLYKASQAGVKVDLIIRGICCLKPGLKGISENITVLSIVGRFLEHTRIYYFHSGGAEATFLASADCMPRNFERRIEVLFPILEPKNKDRIKKILDVQLRDNVKARFLHADGHYRKRTLQKDEKLVDSQIERMNFAE